One genomic segment of Hydrocarboniclastica marina includes these proteins:
- a CDS encoding acyl-CoA dehydrogenase — translation MSVVFLLISAAVLLYLGIGGAIGALVLVLATLAGMYQDHWHFASVLFGVLFLLPALFIMLPTRFRRHRLSAPLLGWVRGRLPKLSETEQEALKAGDVDWDGQLFSGRPDWQKLLGLPHASLSEEEQAFLDGPTNELCAMIDDWSMTHELYDLPEEAWTHIKKSGFFGMVIPKRYGGLGFSATAHSEIVMKIASRGVSAAVTVMVPNSLGPGELLVHYGTEQQREYYLPRLARGDEVPCFALTSPMAGSDAGAIPDRGIICRGQWNGEEVLGMKITWNKRYITLAPVATLIGLAIKVYDPDSLLGTEHDMGVTCVMVPADTEGVHSGARHLPMNTVFMNGPTWGEDVFIPLDQVIGGREMIGKGWTMLLECLAIGRSISLPALGTSGGKVACLTTGAYAAVREQFGRSISEFEGVQEAMEPMAGYTYMMDSARRFTSGMLDRGVTPSVPSALLKYRNTALMRDVVNHAMDVIAGRGVISGPRNFLARVYQAVPIAITVEGANILTRSLMVFGQGAIRCHPFIVQEIEAAGDEDQQAAVKKFDGVFYAHLAHTSRNVLRTFVLGLTHGWLEPVPAKGNLRKYYRQLSRFASAFSVLTDVSLLTLGGGLKARQRFTGRMSDALVHLYYASAAIKQWHEDGYPEDMRDIIEWSLEQSLVDLQASLHRAIGNFPVKLLRFPLMALTFPLGLRLKHPDDELGRRVGLSIVDKPSVRDRIVRGVYHSESPEDPVGRVMHALKLAQETEPARTRINKAIRKADPDELQDIEMLLGHQRDELLDWAIKHEVIDQSERQSVSEALAAMYDVIRVDAFAKEDIEKLAECSKGKLKEVVRP, via the coding sequence ATGAGTGTTGTCTTTCTGTTAATCAGTGCCGCAGTCCTGCTGTACCTGGGTATTGGAGGTGCGATCGGTGCACTGGTACTTGTCCTGGCGACACTTGCGGGGATGTATCAGGACCACTGGCACTTCGCCAGCGTGCTCTTTGGTGTGCTCTTTCTTTTACCTGCACTCTTTATCATGTTGCCCACCAGGTTCCGCCGGCACCGCTTGAGCGCGCCTTTGCTCGGTTGGGTGCGCGGGCGCTTGCCAAAGCTGTCAGAGACCGAACAGGAAGCCCTCAAAGCCGGCGACGTTGACTGGGATGGGCAATTATTCTCCGGCCGTCCGGACTGGCAGAAACTCCTCGGGCTGCCACATGCGAGCCTGAGTGAGGAGGAGCAGGCGTTCCTGGACGGTCCGACCAACGAGCTCTGCGCCATGATCGACGACTGGTCGATGACCCATGAGCTCTACGACCTGCCTGAAGAAGCCTGGACCCACATCAAAAAGAGCGGCTTCTTCGGTATGGTCATTCCCAAGCGCTACGGTGGGCTGGGATTTTCCGCCACGGCGCACTCGGAAATCGTCATGAAGATCGCCTCTCGCGGTGTCTCCGCTGCAGTGACGGTGATGGTGCCCAACTCCCTGGGTCCGGGCGAACTGCTCGTACACTACGGTACTGAGCAGCAGCGGGAATACTATCTGCCCAGGCTGGCCCGTGGCGATGAGGTTCCGTGCTTCGCACTGACGTCCCCCATGGCTGGCTCAGATGCTGGCGCCATTCCCGACCGCGGCATCATCTGCAGAGGGCAGTGGAACGGCGAAGAAGTGCTGGGGATGAAAATCACCTGGAACAAGCGCTATATCACGCTCGCGCCAGTTGCCACGCTGATTGGTCTGGCGATCAAAGTCTACGATCCGGACAGCCTGCTCGGTACTGAGCATGACATGGGCGTGACCTGCGTGATGGTGCCCGCCGATACGGAGGGCGTTCACAGCGGCGCCCGTCACCTGCCCATGAATACGGTATTCATGAACGGGCCGACGTGGGGCGAGGATGTTTTCATTCCACTGGACCAGGTGATCGGCGGCCGGGAAATGATCGGCAAGGGCTGGACCATGCTGCTCGAATGTCTGGCCATCGGCCGCTCCATTTCACTGCCGGCCCTGGGCACGAGCGGCGGCAAAGTCGCCTGCCTGACGACCGGCGCCTACGCGGCGGTTCGCGAGCAGTTCGGTCGTTCGATCAGCGAATTCGAAGGGGTACAGGAAGCCATGGAGCCCATGGCCGGCTATACCTACATGATGGACTCCGCGCGGCGTTTTACCTCGGGCATGCTGGACCGGGGTGTCACCCCGTCGGTGCCCTCTGCACTGCTGAAGTACCGCAACACGGCGCTGATGCGCGATGTGGTAAACCATGCCATGGATGTCATCGCCGGTCGCGGCGTTATCAGCGGACCACGCAACTTTCTGGCCCGGGTATATCAGGCCGTACCAATCGCCATCACCGTGGAAGGTGCGAATATACTCACCCGCAGCCTGATGGTGTTCGGCCAGGGCGCCATTCGCTGTCATCCATTCATCGTGCAGGAAATCGAAGCCGCAGGGGATGAGGACCAGCAAGCTGCGGTTAAAAAGTTCGACGGCGTCTTCTATGCTCACCTCGCACATACCTCGCGCAACGTCTTGCGAACGTTTGTGCTTGGGCTGACCCACGGTTGGCTGGAGCCGGTTCCCGCGAAAGGAAACCTGCGTAAGTACTACCGCCAGCTGTCGCGGTTTGCGTCGGCTTTCTCGGTACTGACAGACGTGAGCCTGTTGACCCTGGGTGGCGGGCTTAAGGCCCGGCAGCGGTTCACAGGGCGGATGAGTGACGCGCTCGTGCACCTTTACTACGCGTCCGCAGCCATCAAGCAATGGCATGAAGATGGCTATCCTGAAGACATGCGGGACATTATCGAATGGAGTCTGGAGCAGTCGCTGGTCGACCTGCAGGCTTCGCTGCACCGCGCTATCGGTAACTTCCCGGTTAAACTGCTCAGATTTCCATTGATGGCCTTGACCTTTCCGCTTGGGTTGCGACTGAAGCACCCCGACGACGAGCTCGGCCGCCGCGTTGGCCTGAGCATTGTCGACAAGCCCTCCGTACGTGACCGCATAGTGCGTGGCGTTTACCATTCCGAGTCGCCAGAGGACCCGGTCGGGCGCGTCATGCATGCCCTGAAGCTGGCCCAGGAAACGGAGCCGGCACGCACGCGCATCAACAAGGCCATTCGCAAGGCGGACCCGGACGAGTTGCAGGACATCGAAATGCTCCTGGGCCACCAACGCGACGAGTTGCTGGACTGGGCCATAAAGCACGAGGTCATCGACCAGAGCGAGCGCCAGTCAGTATCCGAGGCGCTGGCTGCGATGTACGACGTGATTCGTGTCGATGCCTTTGCGAAAGAGGATATTGAGAAACTGGCCGAATGCTCGAAAGGTAAGTTGAAAGAAGTCGTACGGCCATGA
- a CDS encoding ATP-dependent zinc protease family protein, with product MRLAQPATVFISIAVLLISGCASDYRAVWESDLSELKAQLQATERALVQLEKEQSASRDLLFVAETESMHRMVKALEEQVKAPECPAVEETPRCEAMPPPSQSSDMQHIDDGKLVIGEIEKVYVDPPGEAYTARIDTGATTSSLDAREPQIFERDGEDWVRFKMPLPGREEFVDVERKVAHFVRILQSSTEDSERRAVVKMRIVIGDVERLAEFTLSDRGHLEFPVLIGRNILKDTMVVDVSRANSVALPADIVSESSDE from the coding sequence GTGCGTTTAGCCCAGCCTGCAACCGTCTTCATTTCTATAGCTGTGCTCTTAATTTCCGGATGCGCCAGCGATTACCGTGCCGTATGGGAATCCGACCTGAGTGAGCTTAAAGCGCAGCTTCAGGCTACCGAACGCGCCCTGGTCCAGCTTGAGAAAGAACAATCAGCCTCCCGGGACCTGCTGTTTGTTGCGGAAACCGAATCCATGCACCGCATGGTCAAGGCTCTTGAGGAACAGGTGAAGGCGCCGGAGTGTCCGGCCGTTGAAGAGACTCCGCGGTGTGAGGCTATGCCGCCGCCCAGCCAGTCATCGGACATGCAGCACATTGATGACGGCAAACTGGTCATTGGCGAAATCGAAAAGGTCTACGTGGACCCTCCGGGCGAGGCCTACACGGCCCGTATCGATACGGGCGCGACGACCTCGTCGCTTGACGCCCGCGAACCCCAGATCTTCGAGCGGGACGGAGAAGACTGGGTGCGATTCAAGATGCCCCTGCCGGGCCGCGAAGAATTCGTCGATGTCGAGCGCAAAGTGGCTCATTTCGTTCGCATTCTGCAGTCGTCGACCGAGGACAGCGAACGCCGCGCGGTCGTCAAGATGCGCATAGTGATCGGTGACGTTGAACGGCTGGCGGAATTTACCCTGTCTGACCGGGGCCACCTGGAATTCCCGGTCCTGATTGGTCGCAACATCCTCAAGGACACCATGGTCGTCGACGTGTCCCGCGCCAACTCGGTCGCCCTGCCTGCGGATATCGTCAGCGAGTCTTCAGATGAATAA
- a CDS encoding UUP1 family membrane protein, translating into MNKQLPFYLAVALLVIAGLAIATLRHNELNVPLTPGVEQTVWQVEAKIEFQAYGDPVTASLALPDQPPGFRVMSEQSASPGYGFSTIQKGGIRRGEWSIRRANGRQTLYYKVQLITDPSATPAPPEQPPVATGNSYWSEPEATAAEGLINQARETSSSPESLARELIKLLNNSESNQNAALLLAQQSTAEVLVRLLNQAGVPARISMGLQLEDARRNQGLLAVADVYTKDGWITFDPRTGDQDTPENLLLWQRGGSSLLDVLGGRRSTVSFSMLQQTVPAQDLVQSQSYESGFSRFSLYHLPLEEQGMFKILLLLPVGALVVVFMRIIVGFRTSGTFMPILIAVAFLQTSLVPGLISFLSIVAVGLLLRGYLSRLNLLLVARIATLIILVIFITSFMALLGYELGISSGMTVTFFPMVIIAWTIERMSILWEEEGAQEVLIQGFGSLFVAVLAFSAMQWRYISHLSFNFPELHLIILAMVLLMGQYKGYRLSELRRFRFLAKD; encoded by the coding sequence ATGAATAAACAATTGCCGTTCTATCTGGCCGTCGCCTTGCTGGTTATCGCTGGCCTGGCCATTGCCACCCTCAGGCATAACGAACTCAACGTCCCCCTGACCCCCGGCGTCGAGCAGACGGTCTGGCAGGTCGAGGCCAAAATCGAGTTCCAGGCCTATGGGGATCCAGTAACGGCCAGCCTAGCCCTGCCCGACCAGCCGCCAGGGTTCCGGGTCATGTCTGAGCAGTCCGCTTCTCCCGGCTATGGCTTCTCGACCATACAGAAAGGCGGCATACGGCGTGGCGAGTGGTCTATCCGGCGCGCTAACGGCCGGCAGACGCTCTACTACAAGGTTCAGCTCATCACTGACCCCAGCGCGACGCCGGCGCCTCCCGAACAGCCCCCGGTCGCGACTGGCAACTCCTATTGGTCTGAACCCGAAGCAACCGCAGCCGAGGGCCTGATAAACCAGGCCCGGGAAACCTCAAGCTCCCCAGAAAGCCTGGCGCGCGAGCTGATCAAGCTGCTCAACAACAGCGAGAGCAACCAGAACGCGGCACTCCTGCTGGCCCAGCAGTCAACCGCCGAAGTTCTGGTACGGCTGCTCAACCAGGCCGGGGTTCCTGCCCGGATAAGCATGGGCCTGCAACTCGAAGACGCGCGCCGGAATCAGGGCCTGCTGGCGGTGGCCGATGTCTACACCAAAGACGGCTGGATAACGTTTGATCCCCGCACCGGCGATCAGGATACGCCTGAAAATCTGTTGCTGTGGCAACGGGGCGGCAGCTCGCTGCTGGATGTACTGGGCGGCAGGCGTTCGACCGTCAGTTTCTCCATGCTGCAGCAGACCGTACCGGCGCAGGATCTGGTCCAGAGCCAGTCGTACGAGAGCGGTTTCTCCCGCTTCAGCCTGTACCACCTGCCCCTCGAAGAACAGGGTATGTTCAAGATTCTGCTGCTGCTTCCGGTCGGGGCACTGGTCGTGGTATTCATGCGGATCATCGTCGGCTTCAGGACCTCGGGCACCTTCATGCCCATACTGATCGCAGTGGCCTTCCTGCAAACCTCGCTGGTGCCGGGCCTGATCAGCTTTCTCAGCATTGTCGCGGTCGGCCTGCTGCTCCGCGGCTATTTGTCGAGGCTTAACCTGCTCCTTGTCGCCCGAATAGCCACCCTGATCATCCTGGTCATATTCATTACCTCATTCATGGCCCTGCTGGGCTACGAGCTGGGCATCAGCAGCGGCATGACAGTGACGTTTTTCCCCATGGTTATCATCGCCTGGACCATCGAGCGCATGTCCATCCTCTGGGAAGAAGAAGGCGCCCAGGAGGTGCTTATCCAGGGGTTCGGCAGTCTCTTTGTCGCAGTGCTCGCGTTCTCGGCGATGCAGTGGCGCTACATCAGCCACCTCAGTTTCAACTTTCCCGAACTTCACCTGATCATTCTGGCGATGGTGTTGCTGATGGGTCAGTACAAGGGCTACCGGCTTTCCGAGCTACGCCGCTTCCGTTTTCTGGCGAAGGATTAA
- a CDS encoding alpha-L-glutamate ligase-like protein yields the protein MWVKPSFLRHHGLLGMNRRNVQYINAYNSRDLYPLVDDKLKTKLLAVEYDIATPTLRQVVRAQHEISHFRDRVKDLPGFAIKPSKGSGGKGITVIERQDGDSFFKPSGSAVSIDHLSRHLSNILSGLYSLGGKTDVAIIEDLIVNDPDFAKLSHQGVPDIRIIVFRGYPVMAMLRLATQASDGKANLHQGAIGVGLDLSTGQGLHAVQYSKRVRNHPDTGLALLEIQIPDWFEMLRLAARCYDMTGLGYIGADLVVDKHRGPLLLELNARPGLAIQVANGVGLRPRLEHIEKLPRVKERAVDRVKYAMDVFSDPHYLPRPLAPVAGPTSTKRVG from the coding sequence ATGTGGGTGAAGCCGTCGTTCCTCAGGCACCATGGACTGCTCGGCATGAACCGGCGCAACGTCCAGTATATTAACGCCTACAACAGCCGCGACCTTTACCCCCTCGTTGACGACAAGCTCAAAACCAAGCTACTTGCGGTTGAGTACGATATTGCGACCCCCACCCTGCGCCAGGTGGTCCGGGCACAGCACGAAATCAGCCATTTCCGCGACCGGGTCAAAGACCTGCCGGGCTTCGCCATCAAGCCCTCCAAAGGTTCAGGCGGCAAAGGTATTACCGTTATCGAACGGCAGGACGGCGACAGTTTTTTCAAGCCTTCTGGCAGCGCCGTCAGCATTGACCACCTGTCACGGCATTTGTCCAATATCCTTTCTGGCCTGTATTCGCTCGGCGGCAAAACCGACGTGGCCATCATCGAAGACCTGATCGTCAACGATCCTGATTTTGCCAAGCTCTCCCACCAGGGAGTGCCCGATATTCGCATCATCGTCTTCCGCGGCTATCCGGTTATGGCCATGTTGAGGCTGGCTACGCAGGCCTCCGACGGCAAGGCTAACCTGCACCAGGGCGCCATTGGCGTCGGGCTCGACCTGTCCACGGGCCAAGGGCTGCACGCGGTGCAGTACAGCAAACGCGTCCGCAATCATCCGGATACCGGGCTGGCGTTGCTGGAGATCCAGATTCCCGACTGGTTCGAAATGCTGCGCCTCGCCGCGCGCTGCTATGACATGACCGGGCTGGGCTATATCGGCGCCGACCTGGTAGTCGACAAGCACCGCGGCCCGCTTCTGCTGGAGCTGAATGCAAGGCCCGGGCTTGCCATCCAGGTCGCCAACGGTGTTGGCCTGCGGCCCCGCCTGGAGCACATAGAGAAGCTGCCGCGGGTTAAAGAACGGGCCGTTGATCGGGTCAAGTACGCCATGGACGTGTTCAGTGACCCGCACTATCTCCCCCGCCCCCTGGCCCCGGTGGCTGGACCGACCTCTACAAAACGCGTCGGCTAG